AGTTGTCTTCCCCTTTCCGTGCGCATTCCTGCATTTCCTTGACCTGGATAGTCTGCGTATGGCATACTTTTGATCGCTGTAAGAAGTTATGGATTAAAGCAATCTCTATAGGGAGGTTAGTAGCTGTGGCGAAAGTTGTGATGTAGATCGACCGTCCAACACGACGTTGAAGCAGTCCAAAACAGCAAGAGGTAGATTAAGAAGGGGTACCTCGCTTCCAAAGATGAGGTGATGCAAAGGTGTGTGTTGCCGACTGTTTTGGCAGCTTAACTCAACGTTACATGCCACATACAATAGAAATATCCTACTGAGGTTAAGAAATGAAAGATCAAGTCGAAGTTGAAATTAAAATCCTCAAAGATGGTGATGAGATAGTAGGTCTTTGGGAAAATAGAATTCTAGTAAAGCATAAAGATGGCTGTGCCGAATTTTTCATATTAGAGATTGATAATAATGGACATCCCAGACTTAATAATAAAACATGGAAAGTAACAAAAGGCGATGGTGAAATCCATATTACTAAGAAAGAACAAAGTGGTAAAAATCAGATAAAATCTGGAAAGCCACCGAAGGTAATTACTTTCTGAGGGATGGTGTATGGCTTGTTCAAAATGTGGAAAAACTGGGCATAATGCTAGATCTTGCCCAGAAAATAGAAGCAGTCAAAAAAAGATTATTAATGGTCGTGATCGAATGATTATTGCAATTGATAATACTGATGAAGAGAGTTTGAATAAAATTGCTGCATTAGTAATGGAAGCTAAAAGGAAAATTGATCCAAATGCCCGTGGTACAATTGTTCTTGGGGATGAAAATTCTCTACCCCATAAGGTACTTCAATTGCTAGAAAATAGTGGAAATACAGATGAGTAAAGGCAGACCATCCAGTCACATTAAAGCTCAAAAGGAAGTAAAAGAGCGTGAAGGATATATGTGTTTACGCTGTGGGGGTGTTTTTAAAGACTCACACGGACATCACCTCCTATATTATAGCGAGGGTGGCCCAGCAAACTACCAGACAATGGCAACCATGTGCCCTGGTTGCCATAGAAAGTATCACTCAAAAAAAGCTAATATAGATATTATCCGATTTTAACGAGCATGTAATCTGGTAAGGGCTGATTTTTCTTCAGCCCTCCCCACACCACCCCACAAGCGGGTCCGCATAGGGCGGTTCATCAAGGTTATTTCGGATTATCCGGGTAATGAATTTTCACCCACTGATCTTTGACAGATATCAATCCCTGTTCATACAGCCATTTATTGGTCATACCAGCTTGGGTTGCGAGGGTACGGGCACAGTGCCAGGGCCCTTTGCGACTCAATGCAGTGAGAATGGCCTCTCTTTTGAATGTTCCCAGTTTAAGAAGGTTTCGAACTTTAGTACGGGTGTATCGCCACTGTTTCCAGTAGCACATCCGTAAACGTCTGCGAAGCCATTCATCTATTTCCGGGATAGGACGATAGTACTCCGAAATCCCGTAGTAGTTCATCCAACCTCGTACGTATTCCGCTAACTTCTTCAACCGGTAGTCCATGGAGACAAACCAGCTCCTTCCTGTAAAAAGACGGATTCTTCTTTTAAACTCACGGAAGGATTTCTCACTCCAACGGATCTTTCCCCGGACAAAGATAAATCCCAGGAATCCGCACTGGTCAACTGGAGCAACCTTGCTTTTCTTCTCGTTGATTTCAAGCTTGAGCTTGTTGGTAAGAAACCTTCGAATACTGGCCATCACCCTTTTGCCTGCCCGGAGACTTTTTACCATGATAATGGCATCGTCTGCGTATCGGCTGAAACGATGACCTCGTTTTTCCAGTTCCTTGTCAAAATCATCGAGCAGAATGTTTGCCAGCAGTGGTGAAAGCGGGCCTCCTTATGCAAAGTTCTCGATTATGCAAAGTAAATCTCTAACGATTTAAAATTTCTATACTTCTGCTTGATTTACTTTGCATAATACCATGACTACTTCAGACTTGAAAGCCAATCAAGCAATGTGGTATCCTTGCTCCAATCAGGAAGATTATTATCAACCAGATCAGGATATGCCTTCTCGATAGCCTGGCGTTTCAATTCGGTATCACATTTTGCGTAGGTCTCCGTGGTTTTGATATCCTCATGGCCAAGAAAATCCCTGATATAAATGAGGTTGACACCAGCCTGCAGCAGGTGCATGGCCTTGCTGTGACGAAACATGTGTGGTGTCACTTTTTGGGGAACGCTCGCTGAACTCCTTTTTGCAAAACCAACATATCGGGAGATTATATAGGCAATACCCTCCTTAGTGAGCTTATTTCGCTGCTTATTGGTAAAGAGGGGATAATCCTTTTTCCAATCTTTTTGCAGGGAATGCTCCTTAAAATAATGTTTGAGCAACGCCAAAGTGTTTTTCATCAATGGATTCCTGCGGACTTTATTGCCTTTTCCTGTGAGAACAAGCACAGCTGGATTGTCCAGAATAACATCCCGTACTTTGAGATCGACTAATTCCTGTACCCTGCATGCGGAATCGTAAAGGACACTTAAAAGCGTTAGATCTCTCCTACCTTTTACTGTCATTTTATCCGGCTGTGACAATAAAAGTTTCATTGTTTCCGGTGTCAGATACGGTATCAATGGCTTGGGTGCCTTCTTGACGGGCAGAGAAATCACCTTCTGGTAATGAAGGATTCCAGCAGGTTCTTCGTATTGGGCATACCTGAAGAAGGAATGTATGGCTGCAAGCCTTTGGTTACGGGTTGCAATACAACATTTACGCTCCTCTTCAATCCATTGGAGAAAATCAGCAATTATTACATGGGTCAGCATGGTCATGCTGAGCATTTCGACAGGTATCTTTTTCTGTTCACGACAATAACGAAGCAGCAATTTAAAGGTATCACGGTAGGATGCTATCGTGTTGTTGCTGGCATTTTTCTGTCGAGGCAGATATACAGAGAGGAATGCAGTAAGGTGAGTTGCAAAATCAGTAGGTTGCATCGTCATCACCCTCCAGTCGAGGAATAATGTCAGGATAACAACCTTCAAGCGTGATGGATATATTCGGAAATACATCGGCTGTAAGTCTGAGGTAAT
The DNA window shown above is from Desulfomarina profundi and carries:
- a CDS encoding HNH endonuclease, producing the protein MCLRCGGVFKDSHGHHLLYYSEGGPANYQTMATMCPGCHRKYHSKKANIDIIRF
- a CDS encoding site-specific integrase encodes the protein MQPTDFATHLTAFLSVYLPRQKNASNNTIASYRDTFKLLLRYCREQKKIPVEMLSMTMLTHVIIADFLQWIEEERKCCIATRNQRLAAIHSFFRYAQYEEPAGILHYQKVISLPVKKAPKPLIPYLTPETMKLLLSQPDKMTVKGRRDLTLLSVLYDSACRVQELVDLKVRDVILDNPAVLVLTGKGNKVRRNPLMKNTLALLKHYFKEHSLQKDWKKDYPLFTNKQRNKLTKEGIAYIISRYVGFAKRSSASVPQKVTPHMFRHSKAMHLLQAGVNLIYIRDFLGHEDIKTTETYAKCDTELKRQAIEKAYPDLVDNNLPDWSKDTTLLDWLSSLK